A window of Marinobacter halotolerans genomic DNA:
CACGTCCCCGCTCGGCTGCCAGGCTGTTAATGTCCGAAAAGAACTGCCCGCCCAGGTCTCCTTCGAGATCCATCCCGATCTCATGCTGGTGGTTGACAGTATCCGCAAGGGCAATCGCAATACGCCCAAGTTCAGCTGCTGCAGGGCGCAGGCCTTCCTCGGCAAAGCGTCGCAAACCGCCGAGCTTGCCACCATTAATCTGTTCATCAACACCGAGGGTTCGACCGCCACTGGTCAGGGTGAATTCCAGATAGTTCGGGTCTTCAGCATTGTCCCTGGTCCCCAGTTTGGCCGCCGTGGACTCCAGAACAAGGGACTGCCCGTTCTGTAGAGACACGTTGACCTGACTTCCCTCGGCTGCCACCACGCGGATACTCACAAGCTCGGAAAGTTCACGGAGCTTTTCATCCCGTTGGTCCAGCAACGCATTGGGTTCCTTGCCCTGAGCCAGCCCAGGGGACTGGGCGATCGCCCGGTTAAGGTCGGCAATACTCTGGATCAGCGTGTTTGCGTCATCGACGCCCTGGCGCATCTGGGTCTTGATGGACTCCCGCTGCTGGGTGAACTCGCTGTTAATACCCTGAAACCGGTTAATAATCTGTTGCGCTTCGCTAAGCACCAGCTGGCGTTGTGGCAGCGATGTCGGGTCTTCCGCTGCATTCTGCAAACTGGAAAAGAAATTGTTCAGGGCATTGCTCAACCCCGTGGCGTTGCCGCCCAGCAGGTTATCCAACCGGTTGAATTCCGAGTTCAACGCGTCCTGCTCACCGAACAGGGAGCTGTCCTCCCGGATCTGTTGGGTCATGAATTCGTTCGCCAGCCGGCGCACGTCGGTTATCTGGACACCCGAACCAATATAGCCGGCGCCCGTATTCTGGCCGGGCTGGGTCTCGAACTGAACTTCCTGACGGCTATAGCCCGGGGTATTGGCGTTGGCGATGTTGTTGCCGGTGGTGTTCAACGCGGATTGATGCCCAAGCACACCCGTCAGACCAATATTGATCAAACCTGCCATATCATTACTCCCCGTTGCCGCTCAGGCCCATGGACACCGTGTCCATGGTGTCGGTATTCAGGATACGGCGGATCTTCTCGCCATAGTTCGGATCGGTGGCATATCCGGCTTCCTGCAGTCTGTCGGTGAACAGCTCCGGGTCATCCGCCGCCGCCAGCACATCCCGGTAACGGGGGTTCGATTCCAGGAAAGACACATAGTCCCGGAAGCTGGATTCATAATCCGGATAGGACCGGAAGGACGCCCGCTCACTCATGGGCACGCCTTCGCGGAATTCCGTGGTGGCAATATTGACCGAATCACCGGACCAGCGCTGATCGGCCTTGATGCCAAACAGGTTGAAGCTAGGGGAACCGGACTGCCCTTCAATCATGTGTCGGCCCCACCCGGTTTCCAGAGCGGCCTGGGCGACCATCACCCGGGGATTGATTCCGGTGGACGCTGCGGCACGCTCGGCCATCGGCAACAGATGACGCACAAACGACTCGGGTGAATCGAAGCGCGCCGGTAGCGCTGGCACTTCGTCTTTTAACGAGGAAGAGCTGACGGACTCGGCCACAGCGTTCACCTTGTCTACCTGCTCCGGCAACCGCCTGGTGAGCACTGGCAGGCTCCGGTCGTAGTCTCTCAGTTCCGCTTTGTGAGATGCCATCGGGCTGCCCTCGACATCCATGCCGGGAATCTGCCGGCTGAGCTGGCGCACCAGCGCTTCCGCAAGGCCCGTGCCCTGCTTCTGGGACATGCTCAGGCTCAGCTGGCTATCAAACATTTCCTGATAGAATTTTGACTGGCTGCTGTTCAGGTAATTGCCCTCAGCAAACA
This region includes:
- the flgJ gene encoding flagellar assembly peptidoglycan hydrolase FlgJ, whose translation is MQDFSVQKAQIYTEFEGLNRLKTQARTDKQGALREVAEQFEGLFLSEMVKSMRKAGDVFAEGNYLNSSQSKFYQEMFDSQLSLSMSQKQGTGLAEALVRQLSRQIPGMDVEGSPMASHKAELRDYDRSLPVLTRRLPEQVDKVNAVAESVSSSSLKDEVPALPARFDSPESFVRHLLPMAERAAASTGINPRVMVAQAALETGWGRHMIEGQSGSPSFNLFGIKADQRWSGDSVNIATTEFREGVPMSERASFRSYPDYESSFRDYVSFLESNPRYRDVLAAADDPELFTDRLQEAGYATDPNYGEKIRRILNTDTMDTVSMGLSGNGE